Genomic segment of Pseudorca crassidens isolate mPseCra1 chromosome 10, mPseCra1.hap1, whole genome shotgun sequence:
GGCAGGGTAAATATCTGGTCTCTGATAAGGTTGATGGAATGGCATGCTCATTGACACCCGGGTCCTAGCTGGGAAGAGCAGGTATGAGTTCAGGGTCTCTTCCCCAATCACTCAGGCACCCGGCTCTTGGAAGGAGGAAGCCTGACGAACCAGAGCCCCTGGGGAACCCAGAAGCTATAGCTGTGGCCTTCCTGCCACAGGGAGGGAAGCGTTTTAGTTTCCCTCTCCTGACAAGCAGTGACCATGAAGGGCAATCCCTGGGCCGAGGCTGGCAGTAAGACATGCCATCTGTTGGCCATTGTGTTTCTGGACTTGACGGACAGGGCAGTGGAGCTGACTGAGAGTGCCTTTAGGCAGACCAGAGAGTGGGTCCCACCTTTCTTGCATTGGGGGCAGGAGTAGGTGTTTCCCGAAGGTGAGAGAAGTCATAGATGGGGCCTGGGCAAGAGGCGAGTCTTGTTTCCCTCTTGTCAGCTGATGGTGGAAGTTTTTATGGTGGCATTCCCTTGGGGGCTTTACGTATTACCAGTCATGTTGCTGTGGAGAAGGACTTCCACCCTGAAATAAGTCTGGGAGGTGCTGTTGGGTGGAAAAGGGGATGAGCTCCTGAGGCCTGCTCTGTGCTTCGGCTTTCCAAGGACAGAGGTGAGCTCTGTCCATTTCCCAAACTTAGTTGACTATAGAATTCTCTTTTAGAGAGACTGGAGGTCCTTGGAATGCCTTTCATAAACGCTCTTCTTAGGATAATTGTTTACATTCCCCTACCCTGGACATTGCAGTTTTTCTTGAGATTTGAAAAGCACTGTTAAGACATTAGATACAGCTAACCAAATGTGCCCCACTACACTTGAATGTAACATGGTGGTTGTAAAATGAGGCATTTGGGGGTATTGAGTTGTCCCTGCACCCAGACCTGTGTgcatttccacttctgggcagGAGAGGCACTCTAGGCCAGGCATATACCTTGAGCAAAGTTGTGGTGTCTGTGGAGGGTAGGGTAGAAGTCTGAGGCAAGGCTGGAAAGTAGTGCTGAGGGGTGAGACACCCAGGCTTGATTCTGCAGGCAGAGTGGACGAGTAGGTGGCAGGGCACTTCGTTGGTATAAAAACCTGCAACGTTCTTGAGCTCCCTGGCATCAGTTCTCTGGGATGAGACATGTGTTTTGAGTGCCAGAACTGCTGTCTCCCCACCGTGTGGCCTTGGGCGAACCATTTGCCTTCCATGCTAGCCCATCTGGCAGCCCCAGTCTTTCGTGATAGGTAAATGAGCTCCAGGAGAGAGGCGTTGGTTCCTCCACCAGGAATTCTGAATGTACCTCAGGCCTGTCACACAGGCTAGGCCATTGGTTCACTGTTGTGATCATTTTCGGGTTATGCAGTGATGGTGGCAATTAACTCATGCTGACATCTCTTCTAGGTATCAGCAGCAGGGAAGGAGACCTTACCATCCTGGCTGCAGTGGGACCCACAGAGCCACACCCTGGAGGGTCTCCCCCTTGACACTGATAAGGGCGTGCATTACATTTCAGTGAGCACTGCACGGCTGGGGGCCAATGGAAGCCACGTCCCGCAGACTTCCAGTGTGTTCTCTGTTGAGGTCTACCCTGAAGaccacagtgagccacagtctGTGCGGGCGGCGTCACCAGACCCTGGTGAGGTGGTATCATCTGTCTGTGCTGCCGATGAGCCTGTGACTGTCCTGACGGTAATTCTGGATGCTGACCTCACCAAGATGACCCCAAAGCAAAGGATTGACCTTCTGCACAGGATGCGGAGCTTCTCAGAAGTGGAGCTTCACAACATGAAGTTGGTGCCAGTAGTGAATAACAGACTGTTTGACATGTCGGCTTTCATGGCTGGCCCAGGAAATGCAAAAAAGGTGGTAGAGAATGGGGCCCTGCTCTCCTGGAAGCTGGGCTGCTCCCTGAACCAGAACAGTGTGCCTGACATTCGTGGTGTGGAGGTCCCTGCCAGGGAAGGTGCTATGTCTGCCCAGCTTGGCTACCCTGTGGTGGGTTGGCACATCGCCAACAAGAAACCCCCTCTCCCCAAACGTATCCGGAGGCAGATCCATGCCACACCCACACCTGTCACTGCCATTGGGCCCCCAACCACAGCCATCCAGGAGCCACCATCCAGAATTGTGCCCACCCCCACATCTCCAGCCATTGCTCCTCCAACCGAGACCATGACTCCTCCAGTCAGGGATCCTGTTCCTGGGAAGCCCACAGTCACCATTCGGACTCGAGGTGCCATTATTCAGACCCCAACCCTCGGCCCCATCCAGCCCACTCGGGTGTCAGAAGCTGGCACCACAGTTCCTGGCCAGATCCGCCCAACAATGACCATTCCTGGCTATGTGGAGCCCACGGCAGTTGCTACCCCTCCCACAATTACCACCAAGAAGCCACGAGTATCCACGCCAAAACCAGCCACACCTTCTACTGATTCCTCAACCACCACAACTAGAAGGCCGACCAAGAAGCCACGGACACCCCGACCAGTGCCCCGGGTCACCACCAAAGCTCCCGTCACCAGATTGGAAACCGCCTCCCCGCCTACTCGCATCCGCACCACCACCAGTGGGATGCCCCGCGGAGGAGAACCCAACCAGCGCCCAGAGCTCAAGAACCATATCGACAGGGTGGATGCCTGGGTTGGCACCTATTTTGAGGTGAAGATCCCGTCAGACACCTTCTATGACAACGAGGACACCACCACTGATAAGCTGAAGCTGACCCTGAAGCTTCGGGAGCAGCAGTTGGTAGGCGAGAAGTCTTGGGTGCAGTTCAACAGCAACAGCCAGCTCATGTATggcctgcctgacagcagccacGTGGGCAAGCACGAATATTTCATGCACGCCACAGACAAAGGGGGCCTATCAGCTGTGGATGCCTTCGAGATCCATGTCCACAGGCGCCCTCAAGGGGATAGGGCTCCTGCTAGGTTCAAGGCCAAGTTTGTGGGTGACCCAGCAGCTGTGGTGAATGACATTCACAAGAAGATTGCCCTGGTGAAGAAGCTGGCCTTCGCCTTTGGGGACCGCAACTGCAGCACCATCACTCTGCAGAATATCACCCGGGGCTCCATTGTGGTGGAATGGACCAACAATACACTGCCCCTGGAGCCCTGCCCCAAGGAGCAGATCACGGGGCTGAGCCGGAGGATCGCTGAGGATGATGGCAGACCTCGAGCTGCCTTCACCAACGCCTTGGAGCCCGACTTCAAGGCCATGAGCATTTCTGTGACAGGCTCTGGCAGCTGTCGGCATCTACAGTTTGTCCCAGTGGCGCCACCCAGGAGGGTGCCCTCAGAGGCACCACCTACGGAGGTGCCAGATCGGGACCCTGAGAAGAGCAGCGAGGATGATGTCTACCTGCACACGGTCATTCCGGCCGTGGTGGTTGCAGCCATCCTGCTTATCGCTGGCATCATTGCCATGATCTGCTATCGCAAGAAGAGGAAGGGCAAACTCACCCTCGAGGACCAGGCCACCTTCATCAAGAAGGGGGTGCCTATCATCTTTGCAGACGAACTGGACGACTCCAAgcccccaccctcctccagcaTGCCACTTATCCTGCAGGAGGAAaaagcccccctcccccctcctgaGTACCCCAACCAGAATGTGCCCGAGACCACTCCTCTGAACCAGGACACCGTGGGAGAGTACACACCCCTGCGGGATGAGGATCCCAATGCGCCTCCCTACCAGCCCCCGCCGCCCTTCACAGCCCCCATGGAGGGCAAGGGCTCCCGTCCCAAGAACATGACCCCATACCGGTCGCCCCCTCCCTATGTCCCCCCTTAACCCACAAGCGCCTGGGTGGAGGCAGGGGTAGGGCAGGGCCCTGGAGACAACACGGTGTTGTCTGTGGAGACCAGTGGCCTGCAGACCATCGCCCACTGGGAGCCGACACCTGACCTAGCACACGCTGACACACACGGGGCCTGGACAAGCCCGCCCACTTGGTCCTCCTAAACCCCAAAGCAGCTGGAGAGACTTTGGggacatttttacttttaatttttgcctaacagctttttgtttgttcataGAAAATTCTTCGCTGCGTTTTTGAAGGCTGGCTCTGAAAGCACCGTTTGGAGTAGAGGTAGATGGAGGGAGCGAGGAACCGTGAATGAACTCGCAGGCAGTGCTGGGCGGCCTCCCGGCTCTCTGCGTTTTGCCTTTAACACTAACTGTACTGTTTTTTCTATTCACGTGTGTCTAGCTGCAGGATGTAACATGGAAAACAGTAGCTAAAGATTAAATTCAAAGGACTTTCAGAAGTTAAGGTTAAGTTTTTACATTTAATCTGCTGTTTACCTAAACTTGTATGTGTAATTTTTGGGTGGGTATGGGAAATTGCTTTGCTAAAAATAAGCTCCCAGGGTGTTTCAAACTTAGAGAAGACCAAGGGACAGTATTTTTTATCAAAGGAATCCTATTTTTTCACACTACGTAAACTTTGTTGCTCTGATACCCCAGAGAGCCTGACTGGGGGCCTCCTGGCCCTGGCTCAGGGGCCAGGGCCCTGGTGCTGGGTTTGCTGTCCCactgttgccaggggctggaagcTGGAGGGGCCTCTTAGGCCATGGAcatccacacccccaccccatgcaCGCTAGCGGCCCACAACCAAGGGGTCTTCATTTCCATAGAAAAGGGACTCCAAGAGGCAGTGGTGGCCGTGGCCCCCAACCTAGGTGCTCCAGGTGGGCCAGCTGCTCGTGGGGATGCCTGGGGAGGTCGAGAGACTCGACCACATCAGCCTGTTTTCTTTTAccctttttctgtgtgtttttttttccccctcctaaaAGGAATATCACGGAGTTTTGAAACACTCAGTGGGGGACATTTTGGTGAAGATGCAATATTTTTATGTCATGTGATGCTCTTTCCTCACTTGACCTTGGCCACTTTGTCCCAACAGTCCACAGCCCAACCCtgacccaccccaccccttttctCTGGCGCTCCAGTCCCAGGCCTTGGGCTTGAACAGCTGGGAAAGGTCTGGTGGCTGGGGAGGAGTGCCAGCAATAGTTCATAGTAAAAATAGGGGGGCTCTCAAAGCTAATTTTTTACTAAAGTTTTTATACAGCCTcaaattgttttattaaaaaaaacgaTTAAAAATGGTGATGCTTACAGCAGTTTGTACAAGCTCCTAGTGTTGATTCCATGGGACTGACGGCTTtgctcattttgatttttttccccccttcttttCCTAATGGTTTAAATTCTGGAATTACACTGGGgcttcttttgccttttttagcagaacatccgtccatccatctgcATCTCTGTCCCGTGACTCAGGGGCACCCACTCAGCTTTGATTCTCCTCCTTTGGAAGAAACCATTTTGAGCATGACTTCTTGATGTCTGAGAGTTATTTTGGGTACCTTTTAGGGAGGAATGCCTTTTGCAATAACGTATCCCTTCCGTGATCGAGGGCGGGTGGGTGGGTGGACCCAGGCTCCCTTTGCACACCAAGCAGCCACTTCTAAGCCATACTGACCATTTTGCAGAGGATTCATGTGTGCTGCCTCAGGAGGGGAGGAACGGTCAGAGTGGAGGGGTCTCCACCCTGCCCTTCTCTGGAGGGTATTCCCGCTTGCGCCTTCTCCCCCAGGGCCTAGCCTCTCTCTCCTGCCTGGTCCCCTGGTGGGGTGAGCAGTGCCACTGTGGGGGAAGCCTGTAGATGAGGGCTCAGTGGACCTGTGATGACTGGGCCTTGTGCCTCCAAGCCCTGATCCAAGCCGGAGTTTCCCCAGTGCCCCGGAGTCAGGAGCGCAAGCTGAGTCTGACCTGGTGAGattatttttgatgaccttgCCAAAAGATAAACAATTTCCAGTGTTCCAGGTGAGGGCTTTGAAAGGCCTTCCAAATAGCTCCGTTGCCCCTAGCAACCCCACCATCGGGCATTGCCACGCAGAGACGTGGCTGGCCCAGAATGGCCTGTTACCATAGCAACAGGAGGCGATGGGGCAGTGAACagaataacaacagcaacaatgcCCTTGCGGGCCGCCTCCTCCCCTGAGTGCCCGGCTGGCAGTGGTCTTTGGACTCTGTGAGACAGAGAGCCAATCTCACATTCAAGTGTTCACCAACCACTGacgtgtttttatttccttctatatGATTTTAAGATGTGTTTTCTGCATTCTGTATAGAAACATATCGAACTAAATAAAAGTGTCTTTATTACAATACCATTGCCTCCAAGCATCTTTTTCCCTAGCCCCTACACAACATGAGTGTAGGGTGGAACTAGAGTCCATGTaacagagggaagaggggaccCAGCTAGGCCCACTCGGAGGTGGCCTTTGAGCAGCTGACCAAATAGCCTTCACATCCTTACCATTTCTGTTCCTCTGGGAGGGGTGGGTGTGTGCACCAGAAGCTCTGTCAACCAGTGAGCCCTCCTTAGCACCTCTTCTGCCTGAGCCAGCTGAGATAAATCTccttgagcctcaatttcctcatctgtagtgcggggtggggagaggaacgGGCAGAAAACCCAGTGAGACTGGGCGGGAGAGGAGGATGGTGGGAGAGGTCTTGTTACAAGCTGTCTGCCCCAGAGTGGGTCAGCTTCTGCAGGTTCCAGACAGGGGTCCCTCAGGCTGGGCCCCCTGCCTACTACCTTGTGGGGTTGAGGCTGGCCAGTCTCCCAGGTAGTCTCAGGCAGGTttggccttggccttggccttggggtggggagaaggggagaatggTTTCTGGCCAGGATGTTCTGCCTTCATTGGGCCTGTAGTTTCTGGGGGCCTGCCCCTAAGTGCCCTGCCTGGGATGGACAGGCCAGCTGGGTAGCCTTAGCATGACTTAGTGCCCAGGAAGGGGCAGGTTGTCCTGGGACACTGCCAGGGCGTGGGAGGCAGGGCATGCAGCAGCTGTGTCTTCAGAGGCAGGATCAGGGCCATTGGTCACAGAACAACTGGTGCCTCTTTTGGGCTCACTCCCACCACCACAGGGTCCTCACCATCTCCACCTACAGCACCCAGGCTGCTGCTCTGCTCACAGCTTTCAAGACCCAGAGCTGAGACTGGTCCTGTATTGCAGATAGAACTGAGTCCCAGAGTGGGGAGTTGGGGGTGAATTACTTGTAGGATACCACACTGATAAATACCAGGAAAAGCTGTCCCCAGTGCAGAGTTCAGGGACACATACCTCACCCCAAGACCTAGCAGCAGGAGCCCAGGAAATGACCCTGCCTTTGCTCTCTTGGCCTCAGGAAGTTCTGCTTCATGTTTAACCTGAAGCCACTGATGGAGGTGACCCTAGAGTCTCAGCTGGGGTGGGGCTAAGTTGGTCTGTTTGTGTCCCTGTGAAGGCTCCTTGTGTCCAGGAGGTGCCCCTGGGTGGTTTCCGGGCGGTAGCAGGGGCAGCTCTCAGCCTTGGTAGTGGTTCAGGGGCGCCCCATGTCAGCCCGGCGGAGAGCCAATTGCCAGGGGCTCTGGGCCAAAGAGGGGGGACAGTGTCCATGGACTCCCAGGAGGTGGCGCCTCAGGCTGGAGTAAGCCTGACAGCAATGGGCGAGTCAGGCTGTGGGCGGGGTTAAGTAACAGCGGAGGCTGGCTGTAGGAGGGTGGAACCCGGCCTAGAGCAGAGCAGAGACGGCCGGGCACTGGACCAACCCTGGAGGGGGGCGGGGCCGAGCGGGGCTGTAGGCAGGGCTAAGGCGGTAGGGCCTGCTGCCGAGAGCCGCTCCGAGTTAGGCCGCGGACTGGCGCTTTAACTGGGCGGGTCTTTTCTCGCTCAGACATCTAGGCAGAGACCCTGAGGGCGTTAGGGTGCGAGTTGCTGGGGTTTGGAGCCTGCCTTTCGCCGCGGCCGTTCTCCTTCAGAAAGGGAAGCTAGCAGAAAATAAATGCGAGGGGCGAGTCTGGGGCCCAGGCTTCCAGATGCCTTCTGTTACTGGGGCCCTGCTGGCAAACCTTGAATTCGGACGTACTTAGGCAGGAAGGAATAAGGACCTTTCCTTTGCACCTTAGCTTTTGTAAACCTCCAGGATTCCTGCGGTGGAGGCCAGCATGGGGCCTGCACACAGTAGGGCTCAGCGCTTGTTAGATGCTCCCTGAGTCTCCTCTTCCTCCAGCCTGAGAGCTGAGAACACGGCCTAAAGTGCTGCGGATCTGGGAGGGTCCTGGATGGAAGCCAGGCGGCTCCAGTTGCTGTGCCCCTAGGAGAAGACACTTGGCAGTAGAAACAGACAGGGATGCGGTAGCAGATGACACTTTCTCTGAGTCGACCCTGGAGTGGGGGCACCCTGAAGCCCCAGGGAACACCCTGCCCAAAGCTCTCTCCACAGCCCTGGGCACTCACTAGGACAGCAGGGAACATCCATTTGGCAGCTGGCTAGAGCTCCCAAAGGCAGGGCTGAGTGTATTCTTGCCTTGTGTCCTCATGGTGTTGCAGCCTCAGGCTGTAGAGGGCAAAGCCCAGGTTTGGGACTTGCTAAAATGGCTGGGAGTTCAGGTTAGGCCAGCTCCTTTTCCAGGGATCATGCCCCATTTCCCTCAGCATCTCTGTTGCAAAAGGTCTTGGGAGAGAAAGGTGAAGAATGGGGCTGGCTCCAGCCCACGATGGTAGGGGATGGGGAGGTCCTGATGGGAGGTGGCAGCAGCTTTCCTCTGGGTGTGCCTGTGGGAGAGGACCAGCTTTGTCCTGGGTGAACTCACCCTCAGGGAACATGTGCCTAGTTGGGCTGGACAAGAAGCAGGGCCTGGGGGATCCGCTGAAAGGGATGGAGTCCTCCTCTTGTTTGAGGAGCACATGGTGCATATGTGTGTAGGGGGGAGGCCAGCGTTTCTGTGTCCAGTACCGTGATTAGAGGGCAAATGAGAGGCTAAGGAGGCATCCAGTGTGACCCCAATGGCTCTGACTCAGCAGCCACTGTGCCTCCCAAGGCTCACCCTGTGTCCCAGGCAGTACAATCAGCTTACTCCTCTCCTCAGAGACACCCTAGGCCAGGCAGGGCTAGGAGAGGGACACAGCCACCCTCTGAGCCCCAAGAAGATCCCTGGAGCAGATCCGGGGATGAGGGAGGGCTTGGTTGAAATGAGcagactgggggagggagggctcagGGGAACACATGACCTTTCTGTTCTCTGAAGGCAAGAGGAAGATGTACTTTGTTCAGCCTTACTAGGAATTCCTCAGTCTGTACTGTTAGCTTATGGTCAGAAAGGCCACCTTCTCAGAAAGCTGATGCCCATGCCAGGCCTGCCAGCTGGGGGAGTTATTAATACATAACTAGCAGTGCTAACCCAGCTGCTGCTGTGCAACTGATACCTGCTGCTACCCACCCCAGAACCCCAGGGAAACCTGAGTGTGACTTCAGCCCTTacagcctggcctggcctggtggTGCTTTGGCCACACCCACGGATGCAGGGGATGGTAGTGGTCCTGCATGGAGGGCCAGCAGTCAAGCCCTACAGATTCAGGGCCTGGTTTGCGCAGCAGGCAGACAAAGGCCAGACTTGGAGATTGCAAGTTCAGTGAGGGTGGAGTAAGCTCAACAGCCTTGATTTCTGCTGCATCCTTGGGCCCTAGCATGATGCTGTCTTTAATCTAGGGCTCAAAAGTGCCAAATTGAACTGAAATTATTTAACTAAATTGAATTTAACTGAACTGAAATCATCCATCCTAGAAGAGGCCTAAGGGACTGTGGACCTTTCTACTTGCCATAAGCGTTTTGTTTCACCGACCTGCCCTATTCTGTCCATCTTTCCTGGAAGGCAGGAATTCTTCCAGTGGCTCCTGGAAGCTCcctggacaaaaaaaaaaccttatcatAATCCACTCTGATCAGGACAAAGATAAAGCTCAGTGCAGAGAGTAGCTATGTCCCATGGCCTGAAATACCTGGTGGTAAAGGTTAATTCCCAGTAATGGGCTTGGGTTTGCAGTAGTGGAGCCACAGAGGGTCAGGAGGTAGGGTTCCCTTTAATAGACTTCCCTGAAGACATGTGGAACTGAGTCTGATGAAGGGGTTGAACTAGCTTTCCCTTCCCGTGAACTGTCCAAGTCATGTATGATCCTCTGTTGCCTGGAGTAGGATACATGGGCTGGTTAAGAGAGGGCATAGGGGCATGACTTGCCACCTGACCTGTTCCCCCCGCTCCCCATCCATGGAACAGAGGTAGGTGGAAGCAACTCCATGGAAACTGGGATCCTAGTGGGAAGGACTGCAATAGTAACTGAggtagcattttcttttttttttttctcattatttatttattttatttttggctgtgttgggtcttcgttgcaacacgtgggatttttgttttggtgtgcaggcttttcattgcggcaggcaggttttctctctctattaGTGGCGTGCGGGcctagtagttgtggcgtgcgggcttagttgccccgcggcatgtgggatcttagttccctgaccagggatccaacctgcttcccctgcattggaaggcagattctttaccactggaccaccagggaagtcccgaggtaGCATTTTCTATAGTTTACAGGAAACCATTTGTGTGCTTGTCTCTCCCCTTCTGCAAACTGAACTTCTTGAGTGAAGTTCCCACAGTCTTCACTGGGCCTGGCGCCGAGTAAGAGTTAGGTATGCACTGGCTGAAGGAGGATGAGTGTGCGTGCACGCACGAATGAGATCTGCAAAGCCAGCCTGGAGGCCTGTTTGGGGGAAGGCAGAGGGGCAAGGAAAGCAGCATGTTTTGACTTGGACAATTACAACTTGGAGAAGCCATGTCTTCATTATGTCACAACAAGCCTTTGGAAGCACATAACTCTAATAGCAATGGGCTTAATTAGCTTTCTTGGGAGCAATGCATGGGCGGTGGGGCTAGGCTAGTGATAAACATTTCCGATAATTTTTTTACTGGCTTTTTTCACATAATTCAAGTAAAGATTTGCACATTGCAACAGTAAAGGAAGTATGCAGACAAGGCATCAAGCAAATTCTATACTTTTCAGTTTTGCTCCCTTTTCCTACTCTACAAAGGGCATGGGTCATCTGAAGATCCTAGTACACAAGCAAAATTGTCCTAGCCAGCCCAGATGAGCTGCTGAGCAGGACAAAGATCAATCAGGTTTCTTGTTTGTAGCCTCATACCAGCCTTAGGCTTGCTTGAGAGCTGCCTTATTCCCCATGTTAGTGGGTATTGCTGACAAACCTCAGCCAGGAGGGAAACCTTCTGTTTCTTtgggcttccttccttcctcttcagtcctGTTTTTCCATCCCAGAGGAGGAATGCACACAGGGATCCAATTTCCCGAGTTGCTTCTCACTGGGAGGTGAGATAAGCCTCAGcatcactacaaaaaaaagaagagtgcagAAGTCAGGGGGCCCTGTAGATGGGAGCCAGCTCTCCCAGCCTCTCTGGAATAGTCCAAAGCCCGTAGCAACACGTCATCCAGAACTGTCCTCAGTCATCCTTCGTCATTCTCTCCCATCTCCACACTCTCTACCTCCTCTTCTTGCCTGCAAAATTTGTCATTCCTCTTCACCACCGTCGGCATCTTCATCTTTGGCTCCTGAGCCTCCCTGTGGAGGTCACCATGCTGAAAGTAGCAGCCCAGGGTAAACTGGATTGTGTGGGGAAGCAGGACAGCCTCAGAGTCTGCACCCTGACCCCTGTGCATGGGCTT
This window contains:
- the DAG1 gene encoding dystroglycan 1, whose amino-acid sequence is MRMSVALSLLLPLWGRTFLLLLSVAVTQSRWPSEPSEAVRDWENQLEASMHSVLSDLHEAVPTVVGIPDGTAVVGRSFRVTIPTDLIASNGEVIKVSAAGKETLPSWLQWDPQSHTLEGLPLDTDKGVHYISVSTARLGANGSHVPQTSSVFSVEVYPEDHSEPQSVRAASPDPGEVVSSVCAADEPVTVLTVILDADLTKMTPKQRIDLLHRMRSFSEVELHNMKLVPVVNNRLFDMSAFMAGPGNAKKVVENGALLSWKLGCSLNQNSVPDIRGVEVPAREGAMSAQLGYPVVGWHIANKKPPLPKRIRRQIHATPTPVTAIGPPTTAIQEPPSRIVPTPTSPAIAPPTETMTPPVRDPVPGKPTVTIRTRGAIIQTPTLGPIQPTRVSEAGTTVPGQIRPTMTIPGYVEPTAVATPPTITTKKPRVSTPKPATPSTDSSTTTTRRPTKKPRTPRPVPRVTTKAPVTRLETASPPTRIRTTTSGMPRGGEPNQRPELKNHIDRVDAWVGTYFEVKIPSDTFYDNEDTTTDKLKLTLKLREQQLVGEKSWVQFNSNSQLMYGLPDSSHVGKHEYFMHATDKGGLSAVDAFEIHVHRRPQGDRAPARFKAKFVGDPAAVVNDIHKKIALVKKLAFAFGDRNCSTITLQNITRGSIVVEWTNNTLPLEPCPKEQITGLSRRIAEDDGRPRAAFTNALEPDFKAMSISVTGSGSCRHLQFVPVAPPRRVPSEAPPTEVPDRDPEKSSEDDVYLHTVIPAVVVAAILLIAGIIAMICYRKKRKGKLTLEDQATFIKKGVPIIFADELDDSKPPPSSSMPLILQEEKAPLPPPEYPNQNVPETTPLNQDTVGEYTPLRDEDPNAPPYQPPPPFTAPMEGKGSRPKNMTPYRSPPPYVPP